From Glycine max cultivar Williams 82 chromosome 11, Glycine_max_v4.0, whole genome shotgun sequence, the proteins below share one genomic window:
- the LOC100819470 gene encoding LOW QUALITY PROTEIN: non-cyanogenic beta-glucosidase (The sequence of the model RefSeq protein was modified relative to this genomic sequence to represent the inferred CDS: inserted 2 bases in 1 codon) has protein sequence MVTTHIIQSLEPYVTLFHWDLPQALEDEYGGFLSSHIVDDFRDYEDLCFKEFGDRVKFWVTLNQPWLFSQGGYATGPGRCTGPQCLGGDAGNEPYIVTHNQILAHAAAVHVYKTKYQAYQKVKIGITLVSNWFIPLAENNTSDIKAARRAIDFRYGWFMEPLTKGEYPRNMRALVGSRLPKFSKWQAKLVNGSFDFIGLNYYSSGYINGVPPSNAKPSFLTDSRTNTTFERNGRPLGLRAASNWIYFYPXRDFEIFCYIPRTNTTTL, from the exons ATGGTCACAACCCACATTATTCAAA GTTTAGAGCCATATGTGACTCTTTTTCATTGGGATCTTCCCCAAGCTTTGGAAGATGAGTATGGTGGTTTCTTAAGCTCCCATATAGT AGATGATTTTCGAGACTACGAGGATCTTTGCTTTAAGGAATTTGGAGATAGGGTGAAATTTTGGGTTACTTTGAACCAGCCATGGTTGTTCAGCCAAGGTGGCTATGCAACCGGACCAGGAAGATGTACCGGTCCACAATGCCTCGGTGGTGATGCTGGTAATGAACCTTACATAGTTACACACAATCAAATTCTTGCTCATGCAGCAGCTGTTCATGTGTACAAGACTAAGTATCAG GCATATCAGAAAGTCAAGATAGGCATAACGTTGGTAAGTAACTGGTTCATACCGCTTGCAGAGAATAACACATCAGATATAAAGGCTGCCAGAAGAGCAATTGACTTTCGATATGGATG GTTTATGGAACCATTAACAAAAGGAGAGTATCCTAGAAACATGAGAGCCCTGGTGGGAAGTAGATTGCCTAAGTTCTCCAAATGGCAAGCCAAGCTTGTGAATGGTTCATTTGATTTTATAGGCTTAAACTATTACTCCTCTGGTTATATTAATGGTGTGCCTCCAAGCAACGCCAAACCCAGTTTCCTAACAGATTCTCGCACCAACACTACAT TTGAACGCAATGGAAGACCCCTAGGTCTTAGG GCTGCTTCAAATTGGATATACTTCTATCC AAGGGACTTCGAGATCTTCTGTTATATACCAAGGACAAATACAACAACCCTTTGA
- the LOC100820528 gene encoding beta-glucosidase 13, whose product MAYIPLIVLVTSLITITQGVITPNPETASLNRNSFPTGFIFGTASSAYQYEGGANEGGRGPSIWDTFTHKYPEKIKDRDSGDVAVDSYHRYKEDVGIMKDMNLDAYRFSISWSRILPEGKLSGGINQEGIDYYNNLINELLANGLKPFVTLFHWDLPQSLEDEYGGFLSPRIVKDFQDYADLCFKEFGDRVKHWITLNEPWSYSQHGYATGEMAPGRCSAWANPNCNGGDSASEPYLVSHHQLLAHAASVHVYKTKYQTFQNGLIGITLNVNWYVPFSDNKLDHKATERAIDFQYGWFMDPLTTGDYPKSMRFLVRTRLPKFTKEQSKLLIDSFDFIGINYYSTSYASDAPQLKSNAKISYLTDSLANFSFVRDGKPIGLNVASNWLYVYPRGFRDLLLYTKEKYNNPLIYITENGINEYDDSSLSLEESLLDIYRVDYHYRHLFYLRESIKNGVNVKGYFAWSLLDNFEWHLGYTVRFGMNFVDYKNGLERYPKLSALWFKDFLKIEIKLHEDSMQ is encoded by the exons ATGGCATATATACCTCTCATTGTTCTAGTTACCTCATTGATTACTATCACACAAGGCGTTATTACCCCTAATCCTGAAACAGCTTCTCTGAATCGGAATAGTTTCCCAACAGGCTTCATCTTTGGTACAGCATCCTCGGCATATCAG TACGAAGGTGGAGCAAATGAGGGTGGTAGAGGACCAAGCATTTGGGATACCTTCACCCATAAATATCCAG aaaagataaaagacagAGACAGTGGTGATGTAGCCGTTGATTCATATCATCGCTACAAG GAAGATGTTGGGATTATGAAGGATATGAATTTGGATGCTTACAGATTTTCTATTTCTTGGTCTAGAATACTCCCTG AAGGAAAGTTAAGTGGAGGTATAAATCAAGAAGGAATCGATTATTACAACAACCTTATCAATGAGCTACTAGCAAATG gtTTGAAACCATTTGTGACTCTTTTTCATTGGGATCTTCCCCAATCTTTAGAAGATGAGTATGGTGGCTTTTTAAGCCCTCGCATTGT GAAAGATTTTCAAGACTATGCAGACCTTTGCTTCAAGGAATTTGGAGATAGAGTAAAACATTGGATAACTTTGAATGAACCATGGAGTTATAGCCAACATGGTTATGCAACAGGGGAAATGGCACCAGGTCGATGTTCTGCTTGGGCGAATCCTAATTGCAATGGTGGTGATTCCGCAAGTGAACCTTATTTGGTCTCACATCACCAACTTCTTGCTCATGCGGCAAGTGTTCATGTGTACAAGACCAAGTATCAG acatttcaaaatggtttgataGGCATAACCTTGAATGTTAATTGGTACGTGCCGTTCTCGGATAACAAACTTGATCACAAGGCTACTGAACGAGCTATTGACTTCCAGTATGGATG GTTTATGGATCCACTAACAACGGGAGATTATCCAAAAAGCATGCGATTCTTAGTGAGAACACGTTTACCAAAGTTTACAAAGGAACAATCCAAATTACTTATTgattcttttgattttattggCATAAACTACTATTCCACTTCTTATGCCTCCGATGCACCTCAACTAAAAAGCAATGCCAAAATCAGCTACCTAACAGATTCCCTTGCTAATTTTTCAT TTGTGCGTGATGGAAAACCCATTGGTTTAAAT GTTGCTTCAAATTGGTTGTACGTTTATCCAAGAGGATTTCGAGACCTTTTGTTATACACTAAAGAGAAATACAACAACcctttaatttatattacagAAAATG GTATAAATGAGTATGATGATTCATCATTATCACTTGAGGAATCTCTTCTTGATATTTATAGAGTTGACTATCATTATCGTCATCTATTTTATCTTCGAGAATCAATTAA GAATGGTGTGAATGTAAAAGGATATTTTGCATGGTCTTTGCTCGACAATTTTGAATGGCACTTAGGTTACACTGTACGATTTGGAATGAATTTTGTAGATTACAAAAATGGCTTGGAAAGATACCCAAAACTTTCAGCATTATGGTTCAAGGATTTTCTCaaaattgaaatcaaacttcatgAAGATTCCATGCAATAA